Proteins encoded by one window of Lycium barbarum isolate Lr01 chromosome 11, ASM1917538v2, whole genome shotgun sequence:
- the LOC132618616 gene encoding glucan endo-1,3-beta-glucosidase 12 — MFKPWCFFYLFFLCFALNAAFGHESVELSTLVPLQSFPSTGIISIAVSLPIEDLYGVSTSVLEAEKWLRTNVLAHYPATNISTILVGHTLLCQKDQQNKQTLILPSVKNIYYSLTRWGLHDEIKVSTSFSSNCLDQDSDMAEQYIKPLLDFFQQVNAPYIVSLTRDLDVKIDTLLNTHLGSMKKLGNYNLNNIFLISENPKQGRPLSRKLSTFDSKYTNFPTLPTPLAPNHSPAFAANSPLPPLIGNISPPPSSLPFAPEMPPVFNPISPFNGPHLPPCIPSHGGGGGPVGAPAPGGVHGNEGLWCVAKPSVPPETLQEALDYACGEGDADCEDISPTGSCYNPDTLVAHASYAFNSYWQKTKSNGGTCEFGGTAMLINSDPSYLHCRFILA, encoded by the exons ATGTTTAAGCCCTGGTGTTTCTtctatcttttctttctttgcTTTGCTCTAAATG CTGCATTTGGTCATGAATCAGTGGAGCTCTCTACTCTTGTGCCACTACAGAGTTTTCCAAGCACTGGAATTATTTCTATTGCAGTTTCTTTGCCTATTGAAGATCTTTATGGAGTGTCCACTAGTGTTCTTGAAGCTGAAAAGTGGCTAAGGACTAATGTTCTTGCTCACTATCCAGCCACCAACATTTCCACTATTCTTGTTGGTCACACTCTTTTGTGCCAAAAAGATCAACAAAACAAACAGACCTTAATCTTGCCTTCAGTCAAGAACATTTACTACTCTCTAACAAGGTGGGGTTTGCATGATGAAATCAAAGTCTCCACTTCTTTTTCTTCCAACTGCTTAGACCAAGATTCTGATATGGCTGAACAATATATCAAACCTCTTCTTGATTTCTTCCAACAAGTTAATGCACCCTATATAGTGAGCTTAACAAGAGATTTAGATGTAAAGATTGATACTTTGCTGAATACTCATTTAGGGTCTATGAAAAAGTTAGGAAATTATAACCTAAACAACATTTTCTTGATTAGTGAGAACCCAAAACAGGGGAGACCCTTGAGCAGAAAGCTCTCAACTTTTGACTCAAAATACACTAATTTCCCTACTTTGCCAACCCCATTAGCCCCAAATCATTCTCCAGCATTTGCTGCTAATAGCCCACTTCCTCCATTAATTGGAAACatttcaccaccaccatcatctctcCCTTTTGCACCTGAAATGCCACCAGTGTTCAATCCTATTAGTCCTTTTAATGGACCCCACTTGCCACCTTGTATTCCATCTCATGGTGGGGGTGGGGGTCCAGTAGGTGCACCAGCACCAGGGGGGGTGCATGGTAATGAGGGGCTATGGTGTGTAGCTAAGCCTAGTGTACCACCAGAGACATTGCAAGAGGCTTTAGACTATGCATGTGGTGAAGGAGATGCTGATTGTGAGGATATTAGTCCTACTGGAAGCTGTTATAACCCTGATACTCTTGTGGCTCATGCCTCTTATGCTTTCAATAGTTACTGGCAGAAAACTAAAAGCAATGGTGGGACTTGTGAGTTTGGAGGCACTGCTATGCTCATCAACTCTGATCCAA GCTACCTCCACTGTCGATTCATTCTTGCATGA